ATTTTCTGGAGTCTTTTGATTCCTAAGAAAATCATCCCTTGGACAGACTTATTGCTCTGCTCTGATTCTACTAATAGTATCTTTATTAAAACAGTTTCTGCCATTCCTATTGATATGTCTATTAAAATCAGTTTCTTGTAACCGTTTTGAAATGTCTATGAATGTTAATGAGAGCTTGGATTTTGAATTGGGACAAGTAAAAATATTTATGGACGGCTATTAAAATACATCCATAAATTTGGTTTTCAAGTATAATATAGAAAAAATCAAGGAGGTTTTTTAATGGTTCATATCTTTAAGGAATCTGTCGCAGGCTATAGAGGTCAGCCAATTCAGTTTCAACTTTTGAGTCATGGTGAGCAAGGATCGTCTATTGCCGTGATGCTGCCGGGGAAAGGATATACAGTACAAGGCCCGCTATTTCACTATTCTACAGGGATCTTTTTGAATAAAGGGTTTGACGTACTTCACGTTAACTATAATTACACTGTCCCTCAGGCAGGTTCAAATAGTATAGAGGAAGAAATAATGCAGATATCTTCTGATGTCAATTCAGTCTTTGATTACTTGGCCAACAATCATTCTTACGATAATTTTACATTAATCGGCAAATCTCTGGGTACCATAGCCTTGTCAGCTATTGCTGATCGACTTGAGCTTTCGAAGGCTAAAATTGTTTGGTTAACACCATTATTACAATTGGATGCTGTTTATGAAAAGATGCTGACCGCCAGCCAAAGAGGATTATGCATCATTGGAGACAGAGATCCATATTTTATTTCTGAAAGATTTGATAGAGTGGCAATTAGTGAAAATATGCAAACTCTGCTCATTCCGAATTCAAATCATAGTCTTGATAATCCAGATCACCCAATAGAATCAATTGATATTCTTAAAAAGATTATAAATGAGATATCTAACCTTTAAGAGAAAGGGGTGTATGCATGGCAAAACTTAATGACTACATAGAAAAAATTGCAAAGCTCCCTTTAAAAGAAAGGTATTCACGAGAGGATCTTTTAACCAAAGATTTCTTATTGGCTAATTCAGGTTCCCTGGATGTCTATTATTGCACACATAACGAATACATAAATCCGAATGCTAAAATTTTTATCGTAGGAATTACCCCTGGTTTTCAACAAATGAGCAAATCTATCACTGTCGCCCGTCACTTGATTGAAGAACATCATCCTGTTTCTGAAATTCTTTATCAATGCAAGCGAGAAGCAAGATTTTCAGGGATCCTCCGAAAGAATATCATTGAAATGCTTGATGAACTCGATTTGCATAAATATCTTTCGTTGAATTCTAGTTCAGAACTATTTGCTGAGAAAGATTATTTGCTCCATACTACTTCATTAATTTCATTTGCGGTATTTGTGAATGGGAGGAATTATACTGGACACAGTCCGAAGATCTTAAAAAGCAAACTCCTTTTGAGTTTTTTAAAAGAGTACTTTGATCCTCAGGCTGCCATGCTTCAGGATGCACTCGTAATCCCGCTGGGAAAGAGTGTCGAGGAAATCATGCGAGCATATATAAATGAAGGGCTCCTGGACGAGAATAACATTCTCTTCGGTTTTCCGCATCCTTCTGGTGCAAATGGACACCGCAAGCAGCAATTTATCACAAACAAAGAGAAGATGAGAGATACCATGATCAGATTCTTTAAAATCGTTCAGGGATGAGAAAAGTGCTAAAAAGGCCATGAAACATGGCCTAAAATTGTTATCTGCACTCCTTACCTTCCTTCATAAGGAATTTCATTCTCATAAGCCGATTTGAAGGTGATGATCAATTCGTCTCTATGTGATTCATTGTTAATTAGAATATCTCCATAAACAGGAACAATTGAATGCCACTTTCGCTGATTGTTATGTCGTGATATGAATAGATAGCTCTCACCTTCCTTCAGTAGCTGATCATTTTCAACTAATAACAGCTTATTTCCTTCATATCCTCCCTGTTGGTTCACAATTATCATGCCTTCCAAGTGGCCTTTGATATTTTCTGCGACCTCGACCCGGAATTGGGTTTCAAGCATGCCATCTTCATTACTAGTTCCTTCCGCTTCTATTACCTTTCCTACAAAAACATTATCTGCCCAGCCAACTAGTTGATTATGATCCGAAATATCAAATGCATAACTGGCCTGTAAATTTTGTATTTCTGGATTTTTAGGAGGTTGTTGTAAAACCAGATCAGAACCTGCCGCCGAAAATGCAATGATTGCAGCGATAGCCGGCGCTGCGATTAGCATCCATCTTTTGTTTGATTTGCTGCCCATTTCGTTTTTTGCCATTCGAACACCCAGTTCACTTCTTGCGCTAAGTTCATCAGGTATCTCTATCTTGCTTACTTCTGAAAATATTTTATTGTTCATTTGCCTCTTCCTCCCTAATATTCTGTCTTAGTTTTCCAAGGCCTCGATATAGAATGGTCTTTGCTGTGCCAAGGGGGATGTGAAGCGTGTCTGCTATTTCCTTAAGAGTTAACCCTTGGAAGAACCTTAAAAGAATGACACTCTTTTCTTCCTCCTGCAGTTTTCCTATCAAATCTTTCAATGTAACTTCAGAAAGTAGGTCCGCTTGTGAATCTTCTGTTGAATAAATCTCAAACTCCGGCTTTAAAGGTACTATGTTTTTTCTTTTTCTCAATATATCAAGTGAACAGCTGATTGCTATTCTGATCAGCCAGGTTTTAAAATATTTAGGTTCTTTGAGCTCCTTGATGGACTTAAACGATTTGTAGGCAGTTTCCTGGACAACATCCATAGCGTCATTCTGATTTTTCACATAGATGTAGGCCATCCGGTAAATATCCTGCTCATATTGCTTGAAAAGCTCCAAAAATGCTTTATCATTACCCCTCTGAGCATTCTTTATTAAATTCAGCAATAGATGCACCTCCTTGTATACTTTGTTATCCATTAGACGGTAGATTCGCCATTTTGGCTTTAATTTCCTGTAAAAAAATCATTTGCCGGCATATCTGCAGAAAGTCAGTAAAAAACACCCTTCTAAAGAAGGGTGTCCTCAAGTTAATATCGTGAATTTTTTCCATGTATCAGGCAGAAGAGCTTGATATTTAGACTGTAAGTAACGGTCATCGATCAAAAGAATCCGGCCTGTATCATATTCAGACCTGATCAGTCTTCCGCCCGCCTGGAGTACCTTGTTCATTCCGGGAAAGACATACGCATAATCATAGCCATTCTTACCCAACGAAGCAAAATGCTTTTTAATTAAATCTCTTTCAAAACCAAGCTGAGGCAGTCCAACGCCAATAACCGCAACCCCATTAAGCCTGTCCCCTTTCAAATCGACACCTTCGGAAAATACACCGCCAAGCACAGCAAAACCAACAAGAGATTCATTATTGTCTACGGTAAAAGATTCAAGAAATGCTGCTCGTTCGGCCTCGTCCATCACAGTTCCCTGCACAATGGTGGGTATATCCTCATTTAAAAAACTCCATTCCTCAAGTACCATATTTAGATATTGATAAGATGGAAAGAAAAAGAGGTAATTTCCCGGAAATTCCAGAACAAGATCAGTCAGGGTTTTGACAATTGGTTGAATCGAATCAAACCTTTCCCTGTACCTTGTTGATAGAGGTTGGATTCTCACATCAATCTGTTCACTAGAAAAAGGAGAAGGGATCACAGCAGTATAATCGCCAATGCCCCCACCAAGCATATCTCTGTAATAACCCATTGGACTAAGAGTAGCCGAAAAAAGGATTCTTGCTTTGAAACCTTTCCCTGCCTGTTGAATTAAATAAGAAGGGTTCATGCAAAACTGTTTTAGTTTAACCTGGCTCTTTTCGATTTCTGCATATAAAATGAACCGTTCATCATATAATTTGCTGATCCTTAGCCAATTTTGTGCGATAAAATAAGTTTCAAGCAAGAGGTCCGGGTCGGTTGAATTTACTTTAAGCAGTTCTTTTTCTGCATGTTCAATAAATTCTGCTGCCAACTGATTCAATTCCTCGAAAGGTTCACTGTACTTCATTGTCTTATTGGGTTCAGCCTGTTTTCTAATACGGATAAAATAATCATTCAAATGCTTGGATACCTCATGCAGATGAACGTTTTTTCCTTTATATTCCCTCTTCAGCTGGAGAAAGGCTGATTTCTCAATGGTCGCAGAAAACATATCCCTGCCTCTGTCAACAAGATTATGGGCTTCATCTATAAGCAGTACTGTTTTCTTTTTTTGTTCATCGAAAAGCCTTTTCAGAGAGATTTTTGGATCATATATATAATTATAATCACAAATAACAGCATCTGCCGCATATGCAAGATCCAATGAAAATTCAAATGGACAAACTTTATGCATTCTTGCGTACTGTTCTATACAGTTTCTATCGAGGGAAAGTTCATTCCCAAGCATATCAAGTACTGCATCGTTGATTCGATCGTAATATCCCTCTGCAAATTCACACTGATCCTTACTGCATATTCCCTCCCCTGTAAAGCAAACCTTATCCTTTGCAGTAATGGTCACAACTTTCATACGCAATCCATTTTCAGTCATAAGTCTGAAGGCTTCCTCTGCAGTCTGTCTAGTCGTTGTTTTCGCAGTCAAATAAAAAAGCTTTTGAATCTGTTCCTCCCCGATTGCTTTTATGGCTGGAAATAGGGTCGATATAGTCTTACCTATTCCAGTGGGCGCACTGGCAAATAATGTTCTGCCGTCCTCGATAGTCTTATAGACAGATCCGGCTAGCTGCCGCTGACCCTGACGATATTCTGGAAAAGGAAAGTCCAGTTCTTTAATGCTCAGATCCCTTTTCAAGGCATGTTCCACTCGCACAAGAGCATAAGGAGCAAAAGCAGAAACCATCGCCATGATAGATTTCTCCAGCTGTATCCTGCTTAATGACCTCTTGAAGACTTTCTTATCACCAGAATTTTTATGGACATAAGTCAGCTGTATATCAATCTCTTCAAGATCATGTTCCTGTACGTACATATAGCCATAGCACTCAGCTTGTGCCCAGTGAACAGGATTAGTGGTTTCCTCAATCCTATCCAGTGGTAAAGAAGTGGATTTTATTTCATCAATGATGATACTCTCCCCTGACAATAACAAGCCGTCACAGCGGCCCTCTATGATAAATAAGAGGTCATCATAATAAATTTCTGTTTTTAAAAAGACTTCGCTCTGATCCATTTCCTGATATGACTTTTGGACTTCACGATGAATCCTGGAGCCTTCGGCGAATGAAGAGGACGTCCTAAATCCTGATTCAATGCTGCCACTTTTATATACATACTCAGCAAGCGATCTGACCGGAATTTTTATCACATGCTTCATGATCCGCCCTCCTCCACTAGCTCTTAATAATATTATAGTACATATGTTCCTATATATTCAATGACATAAAAAATCCGTCCCAGAAAAGACTGGAACGGATACATATCTTATTACCAATGGCGTGTATTTTCAAGTAAATTGTCGATCTCAATCGGGTTCAGTGTAAAGCTCAAATCTTCTTCAGCGATTTCCATTGTATCTTCCAACAGCTCGTCAATATCCATGCTAATTCTTCCCATACCGAACCTCCTCAGTAAGTTTCCGCCGAATATTGTCTAATTCGGCCTCGTGAAAATAGTTCGTATATTATATGAGGGTTCTGGGGGTCATTTAACGGTCTTAAAATTTTCCCAAGTTGTTGTAATATAGCTGGCCAATTCATTCTGATGTCATCTAAGTGAGAGTTTAATGATTTAAAGTTTTGGAAAAAACAAAAAGGCCCTGATAAATGGCCTTTTTAAGATTCTTATACTGGAGGGAGAATTGGTGGCATGCCTGCTACTAACACACCTAGTGCCATTGCACTTGTCATTAATGCAGTTAACATTTTTTTCATACAAAGTTCCTCCTTAATTGATTTTTTCTATATATTTTACTGCTTGATCAAACCTTCCCAACTGCCGATAGTGGTTTGACAGCATTTTGTAAAACCAAATTAATTCTTCACTTTTACCATCACTTTCTTCAAGAAATGGTATTACTTTTGTTTCTGAGTAGTCTAAAGATTTTTCTGGAGAGTCCAAAGTCATCAAATAGTAATTTGCTAACATTCTATATTTGCGGTTTTCTGTGTGCTTAGACAATTGGTATACTTCCTCAAAGGATTCCCTTGCTTTTTCTTCATTTTGCAGCTCATAATGGATTTCCCCAATTGAATAAAGAGTAATCAAATAGTGTTGTGTTCCTTTTGTTTGTATAGATAAGCTTTTCTCAAAAAAGAAAATTGCCTCTCGATAGTTCTTAAGCTTTTTTTGAAGATAACCCATATTGTGATAGATTTCAGGTAATAATTTTTTTTCCTGTAAAATCTCTGCATTTCTGATGAGATTTTTATAGCAATCCTGAGCTTCTTCATAAATCTTAGAGTTGGTATAGTTAATACCAAGCAACATCAACACATGAAGAATTCTTTTAAAATTGTGTTCTTCCATAAATTCTTGCAGAGCCATCTTTCCATAATAAATAGCATAT
The nucleotide sequence above comes from Mesobacillus jeotgali. Encoded proteins:
- a CDS encoding ATP-dependent DNA helicase, producing the protein MKHVIKIPVRSLAEYVYKSGSIESGFRTSSSFAEGSRIHREVQKSYQEMDQSEVFLKTEIYYDDLLFIIEGRCDGLLLSGESIIIDEIKSTSLPLDRIEETTNPVHWAQAECYGYMYVQEHDLEEIDIQLTYVHKNSGDKKVFKRSLSRIQLEKSIMAMVSAFAPYALVRVEHALKRDLSIKELDFPFPEYRQGQRQLAGSVYKTIEDGRTLFASAPTGIGKTISTLFPAIKAIGEEQIQKLFYLTAKTTTRQTAEEAFRLMTENGLRMKVVTITAKDKVCFTGEGICSKDQCEFAEGYYDRINDAVLDMLGNELSLDRNCIEQYARMHKVCPFEFSLDLAYAADAVICDYNYIYDPKISLKRLFDEQKKKTVLLIDEAHNLVDRGRDMFSATIEKSAFLQLKREYKGKNVHLHEVSKHLNDYFIRIRKQAEPNKTMKYSEPFEELNQLAAEFIEHAEKELLKVNSTDPDLLLETYFIAQNWLRISKLYDERFILYAEIEKSQVKLKQFCMNPSYLIQQAGKGFKARILFSATLSPMGYYRDMLGGGIGDYTAVIPSPFSSEQIDVRIQPLSTRYRERFDSIQPIVKTLTDLVLEFPGNYLFFFPSYQYLNMVLEEWSFLNEDIPTIVQGTVMDEAERAAFLESFTVDNNESLVGFAVLGGVFSEGVDLKGDRLNGVAVIGVGLPQLGFERDLIKKHFASLGKNGYDYAYVFPGMNKVLQAGGRLIRSEYDTGRILLIDDRYLQSKYQALLPDTWKKFTILT
- a CDS encoding helix-turn-helix domain-containing protein, which produces MQFGPLIKFYRIQQGLTQKELANGICSVPHLSKIESNSKEANGETIGLLLERLGVNLASISKNEEQIKHLIKELNEKIDFIQDEEADTAMEMLKELEGIIPFTTYLHTYELAKFRYLIFKGKLTAAKEQYELLKKQKKIFSQPQMALFSYLHAVMLLKKRIYKKADEILDTIGRGSKFDIPDGELLYHRALAKTSLDDLGYAIYYGKMALQEFMEEHNFKRILHVLMLLGINYTNSKIYEEAQDCYKNLIRNAEILQEKKLLPEIYHNMGYLQKKLKNYREAIFFFEKSLSIQTKGTQHYLITLYSIGEIHYELQNEEKARESFEEVYQLSKHTENRKYRMLANYYLMTLDSPEKSLDYSETKVIPFLEESDGKSEELIWFYKMLSNHYRQLGRFDQAVKYIEKIN
- a CDS encoding alpha/beta family hydrolase, which encodes MVHIFKESVAGYRGQPIQFQLLSHGEQGSSIAVMLPGKGYTVQGPLFHYSTGIFLNKGFDVLHVNYNYTVPQAGSNSIEEEIMQISSDVNSVFDYLANNHSYDNFTLIGKSLGTIALSAIADRLELSKAKIVWLTPLLQLDAVYEKMLTASQRGLCIIGDRDPYFISERFDRVAISENMQTLLIPNSNHSLDNPDHPIESIDILKKIINEISNL
- a CDS encoding sigma-70 family RNA polymerase sigma factor — protein: MHLLLNLIKNAQRGNDKAFLELFKQYEQDIYRMAYIYVKNQNDAMDVVQETAYKSFKSIKELKEPKYFKTWLIRIAISCSLDILRKRKNIVPLKPEFEIYSTEDSQADLLSEVTLKDLIGKLQEEEKSVILLRFFQGLTLKEIADTLHIPLGTAKTILYRGLGKLRQNIREEEANEQ
- a CDS encoding uracil-DNA glycosylase family protein; protein product: MAKLNDYIEKIAKLPLKERYSREDLLTKDFLLANSGSLDVYYCTHNEYINPNAKIFIVGITPGFQQMSKSITVARHLIEEHHPVSEILYQCKREARFSGILRKNIIEMLDELDLHKYLSLNSSSELFAEKDYLLHTTSLISFAVFVNGRNYTGHSPKILKSKLLLSFLKEYFDPQAAMLQDALVIPLGKSVEEIMRAYINEGLLDENNILFGFPHPSGANGHRKQQFITNKEKMRDTMIRFFKIVQG